Sequence from the Xenorhabdus nematophila ATCC 19061 genome:
AAAATTGCCAGAATTTCGTCTGGCTGCATGTCTTTTTCAAGATGCTTCTGGTACATATTGAGGCTTTCAATATCCCGGTAGTCTTCAATACGCGCGAAGTGTGGGTTTGTCATACCCAATTCTTCGCCCTGATAGATATACGGCGTACCCTGCATACCGTGTAACAGCATTGCCAGCATTTTTGCAGACGTTTTGTGGTACTGGTGTTCATCACCAAACCGCGAAACAATGCGGGGCTGATCATGATTACACCAAAAAAGCGCACTCCACGCTTTCTGGTGCATCCCTTGCTGCCATGTTGAAAAAATCTTTTTCAGCTCAATATAGTCTGGTTTCGCACGAGTCCATTTTTCGCCATTCGGGTAATCCACTTTCAGATGGTGGAAATTGAATGTCATGGATAATGACGTTCCATCCAATGCACTATAGCGCTGACAGTGCTCAAGACGTGTGGAGGACATCTCACCCACAGTCATTAATCCTTTGGGCTGGAGAACATCACGGCTCATTTCTTGCAGAAATTCATGAATACGAGGGCCGTCAGTATAGAATCGGCGGCCATCTCCACGATCATCATCAGGAAAATCCTGCTGTTTTGAAACAAGGTTAACGACATCCAAACGCAACCCATCTACACCGCGGTCGGCCCAGAACTCACAGATTTTTTTCAACTCGGCACGGACAGGTTCATGTTCCCAATTGAGATCGGCCTGTTCCGCTGCAAATAGATGGAGGTAATATTGCTGGCTTTCTGCGTGCCATTGCCAGGCATTACCGCCAAATTTGGATTTCCAGTTATTAGGCAGGGAACCCTCAGAGCCGTCCCGCCAGATATAAAACTGGCGGTAAGGGTTGTGAATATCCTGCGCAGCCTGGAACCACGGGTGTTGAGTCGATGTATGGTTGAAAACCATATCTAAAATAATGCGAATACCCCGTTGATGGGCGTTTTGTACCAGATGATCAAAATCTGCCATTGAGCCGTAATCAGGGTTGATGTCACAGTAGTCGGCAACATCATAACCATTATCAACTTGCGGGGATGGATAAAACGGGGTGATCCAAATAGCATCAACACCGAGTTTTTGTAAATAATCCAGCCGTTGGGTGATCCCGTTGATATCCCCTGTCCCACTTCCGGTACTGTCCTGAAAACTCTTTGGATAAATTTGGTAGATAACGCTGTCTATCCACCACGGTTTTTGTTCGGTCATAACTCTCTATCCGTTAATTTAATCTATGGGCTAACTTAATGAGCCGGCTATTAATTCGTTATTTCATTGGTTAATGCTGCTTTATGTTCATTTCTGCGATAAGCCAGAATGGTCAACATCAATGGAACAACAATAGCAACAAGCATGGCGATGAGATAAACCAGCCAGAACTGCGGTTTAATCGAAAGAATCCCCGGAATTCCGCCCACGCCGATGCCGTTGGCGGTCACATGATTCAGGCCACAAATCAAGCCAGCCAGACTTGCGCCGATCATTGCGCAGAACATCGGGTAGCGATATTTCAGGTTGATACCGTACATGGCAGGTTCGGTGACACCGAGATAAGCGGAAATGGCCGCAGGGATAGAGATTTCACGCTCTTTCTGCTTTTTGCTTGCCCAGATAATTCCCGCAACAGCGGAGCCCTGGGCGATATTGGATAGCGCAATGATAGGCCAGATTGGAGTTCCTCCGGTACTCTGGATCATTTGCAAGTCGATGGCCAGCGTTGTCTGGTGGACACCGGTGATAACCAGTGGCGCATAGAAGAAACCGAACAGGGCTGCGCCGATAGGGGCAAAACTCCCTGTCATAATGCCTTTCACGGCCCAGGCAACACCATCACCGATAGCTCGTCCGGCAGGGCCAATCAGTGCATGAGCAAGGAAGACTGCCAGAAGCAGGGAAGTGACGGGGACGATAACCAAGTAGAGGTAATCAGGCACCCATTTTTTCAGGCGTGTTTCAATCCATCCGAGTGTCAGACCCGCCAATAGGGAGGGGATCACTTGCGATTGATAACCCACTTTGGAAATCGTAAACCAGCCGAAATTCCAGATTTCGGGGGCTTGTTGCCCCAGCAGGTACGCATTCATCAATTGGGGAGAAACCAGCGTAATGCCCAGAACAATCCCCAGAATGGGGGTTCCGCCCATTTTTTTGACGGCAGACCAACAAATACCGACAGGGAGGTAGAAGAATATCGCCTCACCGATCAACCAGAGAAAATCATAAAGGGTTTGCCAAATAGGGTAGAGTTGCGCAAGTGATTTACCGTCACTGAACGGAATATCCCCGATAATATTACGAAAACCAAGGATTAAACCGCCACTGATAAGGGCGGGCAAGAGTGGGAAAAAGATCTCGGCAAAATGTGAAATTGCATTTTCATACCATTTCATATTTTGGCGAGCGGCCTGTTTAACCTCTTCTTTATTAACAGATTGTTTCCCAGTGGTTTCAAGCAGTGCTTTGTAATAAACATCCACATTCGTTCCGATAACGACCTGAAATTGCCCTGCATTGGTGAAGCATCCCTTAACCATGGGTAATTCTTCAATCGCTTTGGCATCGGCATCTTCTGGTGTATTAAGAACGAATCTGAGGCGGGTAATACAATGGCTGACAGAAGCGATATTCTCTTTCCCGCCAATCAAGGTAATAAGTTTATCAACATCCTTTTGATTTATTTGTTTTTTCTTCATACCTTTTTCTCCTTAGTATGACAGAAGTTATAAATAACGAGATTTTTAGATTAACAGAATGATTACTCTCGTGACGAGATAATGAATAGACTGAAGTAATAGCCGATTTATCCTAGTCAGATTTCACGGTTTTTAATATTAAAAGATGTTTTGTTTGAGTTTTAGATCACATTTTATGCCATTGTTTTGAAAATAAAGGAATTTTTATATTTCCTTTAATTATTATAGTGAAAGGGTCAATTTCAATATAATTTCTTTGTAAATTAATAGATATTAATTATGATTTTAAATAATTTAATTGATTTTTTTGATGATATGGTAAGAAAATGATTCCCTCAGAAGTAAAAAAGAAACGTTCACATCCTAAATAGATAGTTTTCCCATCATTGATAAAGGTGATTATTCCACCTCCATTGATAGAAAAATGCCATATTTCACCTTGTAACTGGGTTTTTCCTTCAATATTGCAGGGTGTTTGGTAAAATCGATTGTATGGATGATGTTCATATTCATAACTTATTTTAAAAATATCATAGATATCTTCTTTATTTAAATTCCAATTTTTGTATGTTGCTATCATGCCATCATCATTACTTTTAGATAACGTTAAACCTTGTAAATGAATTACATCTATTTTATTGGGGTTTAAATAAGCATGAAAATTAAAAGGTATCAGGGAAACGAGTATAATTTTTATATTTATTTTAGTCAGGAATTTTATCATTTTATATTGATCAATATGAGTTGGTTAACAAGCCAAGGTTAAAGTATTGTTTTAACCTTGACTATAAGCGATGAGTTTTTATCGCGAAATAACAACTTTTCCGTTAATTATGGATAAATAAGGACTGAATGTGAAAGTTTTTCCAGTGATTTTATTATCAACTAATATGGGAGAACCACCGTATACACCCAGGGCGAGCTGCATGAACGTTTTTTGAGCTTCATTTGTATGCAATGAAAGCTGATTTTAGGTAGAAATTGATTAACACTATTTTATTAAAGTATCAATTATTTTTTTATTTCCGGTTTTTTGTTTGCAATAGAAAAATGGGTATTGAGAGCGTATTTTGTCATACCCATTTTTAGACAATCATCTGATCAGGATTTCCCATTATTTTGTGCTTGCAGATATCGCTGGGCAAAAAATAGGGCGCTGACATTGCGGGCTTCGTTGAAATCAGGCTGTTCCAGCAGTGACATCATGTCGGAGACAGGCCAGCGTTTCTGCACCAATGGTTCTGGTTCATCCCCTTCCAGACGTTCCTGATAAAGATCATAAGCAATCACGATATTCATCTTGCTGGAAAAATAAGACGGTGCCATGGTTAATTTCGTCAACAATTCTAATTTTCTCGCACCAAAACCAATTTCTTCCTTTAATTCACGATTGGCCGCTTCAAGGACACTTTCCCCTGCGTCAATAGCACCTTTTGGAAAACCTAACTCGTATTGTTCAATACCAACAGCATATTCGTGAATAAGAACCAGCTCATCCCCGATAACAGGAATAATGAGTACAGCTTCACGATTTGTGGGTTTCATGCGTTCGTAAACTCTTTTCACACCATTGCTGAATTCAAGATTAACAGATTGAATATTGAATAAACGTGACTGGGCAATATCATTTATATTCAGTATATTAGGTTTTTTCAGATCAATCATGCTTGCCCCTGATAGTTATCATATGCTGGTTTATTAAAAATAATAACGCTCTGAATTAGTTAAATTATCTTAGCTAACTCAAGGTCTATGGTGAAATTGGATACTCATCCAAATTTTGCTTTAATATGGCCGATTATGTTAGTAAATGATAGCGATTATCGCTTGAATATATTTTTGTTACTATCTTACCCTGAGGAAAAAATATTTTATGGAAAGGTATGAGAAAATTTATATAACATTTTGTAAATAAAATTAAAAATAGAAGGTAAGAATAAGAATAGCCTGATTCTGAGTGTTTCACGAGATTGTTATTCTGCCAGTCTCTGTACTGCTTATGGGCATGGGGAAAAAATGAGCTCATTGGTCGTTATATTGGCTATTTTCATCATTAGCCTGATTATAATGGCTTCCTTTCTGGTTTTCAGATGGAGGCGGCCTGATAACGCGCGTTATCTACCATCAATGACCAAAACAGGTCGCCGTAAACTGAATGCTGATGAATACCAAGCCATTGAATATTATTTAAGAAATGCTCGCTTTATGATTAAGCCGAACGGTAGGCCCCGATCAGGCTACCCGGCATTACCTCTCAAAAATGATGATGTTTATACTATCAGCTATCCTATCACCCGTTTTTCCGCTGCGACGGATGAATCGCATCATTGGCGTTATTATATTGATGAAACGGAAATACATCTGCCTGTATGGCTTGAGCCGTTTATCAAGCAGCAAAATACAATTGAGATTGTTCAGACCACATCCATGCTGATTGTCATCGCGCTCAATGGTCATTTTCTGAAAGAATATCAGAAGGATTTGTCCATTACGCGAGCTATGGCAAAACAAAAAAATGAACAGGCTTCAATTCAGAAAAATGGTAATTCGAGTGCAAAGTTACTGAATGTCCGCAAGGAGACATTAGAAGAGCATCGCCTTCGTTGCTCAACCGGCATTCAGGAAGGCATTCTGCTGTGTGTGGGGATGTCAATATGGTTTGCCGCCCTTTTCTTGCCACTTCCAACGTTTCCGTGGTTAATATCGGTATCGATTTTATTTATATTGGGCAGTTTCTGGCTGAGTTTCCGATTACCTGCTGGCCGAAAACTATCAAATATCCATTGTTTTAGCGGTATTCCGAAACGTTGGGGAATATTCAGCGAATTTGAACCGGAACAGAGAAAAAACATATCGCTTGGTGGGATCGATCTCATTTATCCGTCGCATTGGGAGTCTTATGTTTCCCATGATCTAGACCAAAATACCGATATAGATATGTATGTCGATTGCCATGTTGTTAGGCAGGGCCGTCATCTTTCCTTGCATGAAGAAGAGAAACACTATCCTTATCAGTGTTACAGGAAGAACATGATATTGGTTGCTTTCTCCGTTACAGCGATGTTGCTGCTTTATTTTTACCAGCCTGTGAGCTTATCCATGCGGCTCAGTTTTGCCTGGTTATACGGCAGCAATACTAAAGTCATCAACAGTGTCACAGAATTGCAAAATA
This genomic interval carries:
- the treC gene encoding alpha,alpha-phosphotrehalase, which produces MTEQKPWWIDSVIYQIYPKSFQDSTGSGTGDINGITQRLDYLQKLGVDAIWITPFYPSPQVDNGYDVADYCDINPDYGSMADFDHLVQNAHQRGIRIILDMVFNHTSTQHPWFQAAQDIHNPYRQFYIWRDGSEGSLPNNWKSKFGGNAWQWHAESQQYYLHLFAAEQADLNWEHEPVRAELKKICEFWADRGVDGLRLDVVNLVSKQQDFPDDDRGDGRRFYTDGPRIHEFLQEMSRDVLQPKGLMTVGEMSSTRLEHCQRYSALDGTSLSMTFNFHHLKVDYPNGEKWTRAKPDYIELKKIFSTWQQGMHQKAWSALFWCNHDQPRIVSRFGDEHQYHKTSAKMLAMLLHGMQGTPYIYQGEELGMTNPHFARIEDYRDIESLNMYQKHLEKDMQPDEILAILAQKSRDNSRTPMQWDSSANAGFTTGTPWITPCSNYPEINTEAALQDKDSVFYCYHDLIRLRKQHPILTYGDYQDLLPEHPSLWCYLRRWQDQHLLVIANLSDETQCWSPESSLINKEWQVLISNYSSPEKPEHEMKIKPYEAVYLIANK
- the treB gene encoding PTS trehalose transporter subunit IIBC, which produces MKKKQINQKDVDKLITLIGGKENIASVSHCITRLRFVLNTPEDADAKAIEELPMVKGCFTNAGQFQVVIGTNVDVYYKALLETTGKQSVNKEEVKQAARQNMKWYENAISHFAEIFFPLLPALISGGLILGFRNIIGDIPFSDGKSLAQLYPIWQTLYDFLWLIGEAIFFYLPVGICWSAVKKMGGTPILGIVLGITLVSPQLMNAYLLGQQAPEIWNFGWFTISKVGYQSQVIPSLLAGLTLGWIETRLKKWVPDYLYLVIVPVTSLLLAVFLAHALIGPAGRAIGDGVAWAVKGIMTGSFAPIGAALFGFFYAPLVITGVHQTTLAIDLQMIQSTGGTPIWPIIALSNIAQGSAVAGIIWASKKQKEREISIPAAISAYLGVTEPAMYGINLKYRYPMFCAMIGASLAGLICGLNHVTANGIGVGGIPGILSIKPQFWLVYLIAMLVAIVVPLMLTILAYRRNEHKAALTNEITN
- the nudE gene encoding ADP compounds hydrolase NudE, translating into MIDLKKPNILNINDIAQSRLFNIQSVNLEFSNGVKRVYERMKPTNREAVLIIPVIGDELVLIHEYAVGIEQYELGFPKGAIDAGESVLEAANRELKEEIGFGARKLELLTKLTMAPSYFSSKMNIVIAYDLYQERLEGDEPEPLVQKRWPVSDMMSLLEQPDFNEARNVSALFFAQRYLQAQNNGKS
- a CDS encoding IgaA/UmoB family intracellular growth attenuator yields the protein MSSLVVILAIFIISLIIMASFLVFRWRRPDNARYLPSMTKTGRRKLNADEYQAIEYYLRNARFMIKPNGRPRSGYPALPLKNDDVYTISYPITRFSAATDESHHWRYYIDETEIHLPVWLEPFIKQQNTIEIVQTTSMLIVIALNGHFLKEYQKDLSITRAMAKQKNEQASIQKNGNSSAKLLNVRKETLEEHRLRCSTGIQEGILLCVGMSIWFAALFLPLPTFPWLISVSILFILGSFWLSFRLPAGRKLSNIHCFSGIPKRWGIFSEFEPEQRKNISLGGIDLIYPSHWESYVSHDLDQNTDIDMYVDCHVVRQGRHLSLHEEEKHYPYQCYRKNMILVAFSVTAMLLLYFYQPVSLSMRLSFAWLYGSNTKVINSVTELQNISLKEGDVLKVKGTGMCYFPPEIEPKYNYSTMFIPFNCWGIYWNSEMPIPLIESDVIDNAAALINTVNEQLYQIERNRKVNPGLNEVIAKPGMTLLGNFSQIILKTHHLCQKDETCTRLQNALVNLGNAKSWHDLLNKAEKGKLDGIPVILRTVSAEALQKLVDVTTANFIYDEIHRKYILINSPLPGGVLLLNAERKDLVEYPFRTSNMYENSAMDWWHELLNRSEMMMRTPFETGGIVTGLFEDTNGTLNITLHREPDTAELIRYLGSCFLLAMLLVTFTINIILIINKIYKNRRRIEYIMQYYANCLNGRNNHAELRH